In Qingrenia yutianensis, the genomic stretch CATAGCGCCGACTTCTTCAATGTATTTTCTTTCAACGCCGTCAAGCCACAAAACCTGCGAATAGCCGTCGTCGTGCGCCTTAACCTGTGCGATAAGGCTTGCCGCGTAGTTACCGCCTGTTTTTGCAAAGCCCATACCGCCTCTTACGGCTCTTACGTATTCATCCTCAATCCAGATGCCGACAGGTGCAAGACCGCTTTCGTAATAAGCACCGCTCGGCGAAAGGATAATTATAAACATATATGTTTTCGACGGTGCAACGCCCAAAAATGCGTCTGTTGCGATGATGAACGGACGTATGTAGAGCGATGTGCCTTTTTCGGTAGGAATCCAGTCTTTATCAACGCTTACAACCGTTCTGACCGCTTCAACAAAATCCTCTTCGGGAATTTTGGGTATGCACAGTCTTTCGTTAGATGCATTTGTTCTTTTTGCATTCATTTCGGGTCTGAAAAGTCTTGCCCTGCCGTCCTCGCCTTTATACGCTTTAAGACCTTCAAACATTTCCTGTCCGTAGTGGAAAACCATAGCGGCAGGCGAAAGGCTCAAATTTTCAAACGGAACGACTCTCGCATCGTGCCAGCCTTTTCCCTCGGTATAGTTCATAACAAACATATGGTCGGTAAAAATGTGTCCGAAACCGAGATTTTTCTGGTCCGGTTTAGCCTTCGGGTTCTTTGTTCTTTCAATTTTGATTTCCATTAAAAATTCCTCCCTGCCATAATAATTATAAAATCAACATTTTCTTATATTATGCAACAAAACAAAAAAAAAATCTACCCTTTTTTTAAATTTTTAGTTATTTTTTATAAATTCGCGTTTTAATATTTACTTTATCGGAAAAATATGATAAAATTATATAAAAACAATAATATTTAACGAGGTGTTCTTAATGATACTTGTAACAGGCGGTGCGGGATTTATCGGCAGTCATACCTGCGTTGAGCTTTTAAACGCGGGATATGAAGTTGTTATTCTCGATAATTTCTGCAATTCAAAACCCGAGGCAGTTAAAAGAATTGAAAAAATCACAGGCAAGAGCGTTAAGCTTTACGAAGCGGATATGCTCGACAAAGACGCGGTTGAAAAGGTTTTTGACGAAAACAAAATCGATGCGGTTATTCACTTTGCGGGACTTAAAGCAGTAGGCGAATCGGTTTCAATTCCGCTTACATATTATCACAACAACATAACGGGTACTCTTATTCTCTGCGAGGTTATGGCAAAACACAACGTCAAAAAAATTGTGTTCTCGTCGTCGGCTACCGTTTACGGAAGCCCCAAAACCGTGCCGATTAAAGAGGATTTTCCGCTTTCGACAACCAACCCTTACGGCAGTACAAAACTTATGATTGAAAACATTCTCCGCGACCTTTATGTTTCGGACAATGAATGGTCAATCGCACTTTTGAGATATTTCAACCCCATCGGTGCGCACGAAAGCGGACTTTTGGGCGAGGACCCCAACGGTATCCCGAACAATCTCGTTCCTTATATTGCACAGGTTGCTCTCGGCAAGCTTGAAGTTTTGTCGGTGTTCGGCAACGATTATCCCACGCACGACGGCACGGGTGTAAGAGATTACATTCACGTTGTGGACTTAAGCCAGGGACACATTAAAGCACTTGAAAAAATTATGGATACAACCGGCGTTGACGCATATAACCTCGGCACAGGCACAGGTTACAGCGTTCTCGACGTTGTAAACGCATATCAGGAGGCAAGCGGTGTTAAAATCAACTACAAAATCGCTCCGCGCCGTCCCGGCGATATAGCAGAGTGCTATGCAGACCCGACAAAATCCAAAAACGAGCTTGGCTGGAGCGCAAAGCTTGACATTAAAAAAATGTGTATCGATTCGTGGAACTTTACTAAAAAAAATCCTAACGGACTTTAATTTTTAAAGGCATTTCACCGTTTGGTGTACTGCCATTTTTGACAGCAAGACGGTGAAGATGTACTGTACTATCTTCACCGTCTTTTTTTGGAGGACTTGAAAGACTATGAAAGAAACCGACACCTTGGAAAAATACATTAAAAAAATGAAAAAACCGAGCGACTTTTTTAATCATCATATATGCCGCAGCTCGCTTTACGGCGGAATTGAATATTTTGTTACGCTTTACAGCAAAATTCCCGAGCGCTTTCTATACGAAATATATAAAGAAGCGCTTATGAAAAGTATACGGCATAAATTTAAAAAACAGCTTTTCACCGAAAAACTCGAAAGAAAAATAAAAGCGCTCGGCAAAGACGAAATTTTAAGCAACACAAATCTTGTAAATCTCGCCGATGATGACGGATTTATAACAGTATACCGCGGTCATACCGACGATATCGAATACACATCGGCGTCGTGGACGGCAAATGAAGATTTCGCGCACCGTTTCGGCAAACGCCACGCACTGTTTGACAATCTGCCGTATTATTACGTCACAAAAGGGCGCGTAAATATTGACGACATTGTTATGTATATCACCGAGAAGGGCGAGGACGAAATTATTGTTCTGCCGAAATTTGTAAAAGAAAAAACACGGGAAATTTTTGAATTTTAACCTTAAATTGTATTTGATTTTTTTAATCAAACGTGTTATATTGTTTGTCGTAAGATATACAAACAGATATACAAAAATATGTGTGAGGTGTTTTATATGATAAGACGTATCATTGAAATAGACCGTGAAAAATGCAACGGCTGCGGACTTTGCGCCGAGGCTTGCCACGAGGGCGCAATCGGAATGGTTGACGGCAAAGCGAAACTTCTCCGCGACGACTACTGCGACGGACTCGGCGACTGCCTGCCCACTTGCCCTACCGGCGCAATATCGTTTGTAGAGCGCGAGGCGGCGGAATATGATGCCGAGGCGGTTAAGAAAAATATGGAAATTAAAAAACAAAAATTTCACGGCGGTTGCCCCGGTTCAATGGCAAGAACAATTTCTCACGAAAAGACGGAGGACGTATCAGCGGAAGATACCGCAAAACCGGTATCACAGCTTTCACAGTGGCCCGTGCAGATTAAGCTTGCACCCGTGAACGCTCCGTATTTTGACGGCGCAAATCTTCTCATTGCCGCAGACTGCACCGCTTACGCATATGCGGATTTTCACAGAGATTTTATAAAAAACCATATAACGCTTATCGGCTGTCCCAAGCTTGATATGACGGATTATTCCGAAAAACTTACGGAAATTATAAAAAACAACGATATAAAAAGCGTAAAGGTTGCAAGAATGTCCGTTCCGTGCTGCGGAGGTATTGAAAATGCCGTTAAAACCGCACTTCAGAACAGCGGAAAGTTTATTCCGTGGCAGGTTGTGACAATTTCAACAGACGGCGGAATTTTGGAATAATTTTATATTTTCAAATGTAAAATCAGTCACAAAAAATTTAGTTTTAACGCAAAAAACCGTGAGCCTTAAGCCCACGGTTTTTATTATGTTGTCTTAATTATTCTTCTGTTGTTTCAGCGGTTTCTTCGGAAACAGCTTCATCATTGGCAGCTTCTTCTTTTGCGTTTTCCTCCGCAACGATTTCAGCTTCCTCTGCTTTCTGTGCTTCTTCGATAATCGCTCTTATGCTCAAACCGATTTTTTTGTTTTCAAAATCGAGTTCAACAACTCTTGCGGTTACGTGCTGACCAACGCTCAATTCGTCCTCAACCTTGCCGATACGTTTTGCGGCAACCTGCGAAATATGAATTAAGCCGTCAACTCCGGGATAAATTTCAGCAAATGCACCAAACGGAACAATTCTTACGATTTTGCAGTCGATGTCTTTGCCCACCTCAAGCTCTGCTTTTGCTTTTTCCCACGGATTGTCGCAAGCTTTTTTGTAACCGAGCGAAACTTTGCCTGTTTCTTTGTTAAAGTCGATTACATAAACTTCAACAGTTTCACCCTCCGAAACAACCTCGGACGGGTGTTTGATTTTCGACCACGAAAGCTCGGAAATGTGAACCAAGCCGTCTACACCGCCGATGTCAACAAACGCACCGAATTTTGTGAGCGATTTAACAACGCCTGTGTATGTTTTGCCGACTTCAACGTTGTTCCAGAATTCTTCTGCAAGTTTCTTTTTCTGCTCTCTGATA encodes the following:
- a CDS encoding branched-chain amino acid aminotransferase, whose translation is MEIKIERTKNPKAKPDQKNLGFGHIFTDHMFVMNYTEGKGWHDARVVPFENLSLSPAAMVFHYGQEMFEGLKAYKGEDGRARLFRPEMNAKRTNASNERLCIPKIPEEDFVEAVRTVVSVDKDWIPTEKGTSLYIRPFIIATDAFLGVAPSKTYMFIIILSPSGAYYESGLAPVGIWIEDEYVRAVRGGMGFAKTGGNYAASLIAQVKAHDDGYSQVLWLDGVERKYIEEVGAMNIFFKIDGKIVTPMLNGSILPGITRNSVITLCKEWGYEVEERKVSVDELLEAQKSGKLEECFGTGTAAVISPVGKLRYKDDVMVISGGEIGPVSARIYDEITGIQGGTKEDKLGWITFVD
- the galE gene encoding UDP-glucose 4-epimerase GalE yields the protein MILVTGGAGFIGSHTCVELLNAGYEVVILDNFCNSKPEAVKRIEKITGKSVKLYEADMLDKDAVEKVFDENKIDAVIHFAGLKAVGESVSIPLTYYHNNITGTLILCEVMAKHNVKKIVFSSSATVYGSPKTVPIKEDFPLSTTNPYGSTKLMIENILRDLYVSDNEWSIALLRYFNPIGAHESGLLGEDPNGIPNNLVPYIAQVALGKLEVLSVFGNDYPTHDGTGVRDYIHVVDLSQGHIKALEKIMDTTGVDAYNLGTGTGYSVLDVVNAYQEASGVKINYKIAPRRPGDIAECYADPTKSKNELGWSAKLDIKKMCIDSWNFTKKNPNGL
- a CDS encoding ATP-binding protein, producing the protein MIRRIIEIDREKCNGCGLCAEACHEGAIGMVDGKAKLLRDDYCDGLGDCLPTCPTGAISFVEREAAEYDAEAVKKNMEIKKQKFHGGCPGSMARTISHEKTEDVSAEDTAKPVSQLSQWPVQIKLAPVNAPYFDGANLLIAADCTAYAYADFHRDFIKNHITLIGCPKLDMTDYSEKLTEIIKNNDIKSVKVARMSVPCCGGIENAVKTALQNSGKFIPWQVVTISTDGGILE